The Sphingopyxis sp. BE259 nucleotide sequence CTCCACCCGACGCGGAAACAAAATCGATGATCGCATCGCGCCCGCCCTGCCCCGCTTCGCTCGACACGATCAGCGACAAGGCGCGCGGGTCGCCGCCGAGCAGCCGCGCCTTCAGCCCCGCGAGCTTCGCGCGGCGCGGATCGCCGGTCACACCGCCGCCCACGACATACCAGGTCGCCGCATCGCGCAGCACCGGGCCGGGGTGCAGCAACCGTTCGGTCTTGGCGCCGTCGATGGCGGGCAGCGACGCGCTCCACGCCCACTGGCTGTCGAGGTCGATCGCGCCCTGCCCGAAAGCGACGATCTCGCGTCCCTCGGCTTGGCGCTCGTAGCCACCGATCGCCACCGCAACGCTGCGCCCCTTGGCATCGACAAAGTGCCGCAACAGTCGCTGGTCGGCGCCGTCGAAACGCGGCGTCCATGCCACGCTTTCGGCGGCTACCGGTTGCCATCCTGCGGGCGCCTCGACGACCATGGTGTCGGGCAACGGCACGCTGCGCCCGCCGATCAGCATCGCCCATCCCGCAAAGACCAGCGGGATCGCCAGCGCCGCGGGCAACACAGTCTTGGCCGATCCGGCGAAGCGCGGCGCGCCGTCCAGCCCCGTCACATCGACCGCGACATCGTTCGCGGGGCGGTCGAACCAGCGTCGCGCCACCAGCATCACGATCGCAATCACCAGCCCGAAGAAAATCCACCCATAAAAGATATGATCGATGCCGCCCGCCGCCTCGATCCCCCAGATTTCGGCAGCGACCATCGTGCCATAGGCGCGCAGCGCATTGGCGAAGATCGTCGTTGCCAGCGCCGCGGCGACGAAAACGATTCGCCGCGTCCAACTGCGGAAACACAGATGCGCCGCAAACACCGCATAGGCGAGCATCGCGAT carries:
- the xrtA gene encoding exosortase A, which encodes MTLWQRHLGALTLLSAAILVIFWRDAADMAGIWWHSSTFTHCLLMVPMIGWLVSQRIDLLRPLTPAFWWPALVWMAGAGLVWLVGEAAGVGLFRQLGLVLLLQGAVAATLGEKLVRGLLFPLGYALLLVPFGEELVPLLQTFTAHISVVLLQLSGISAEMEGVFITTPAGFFEVAEECSGVNFLIAMLAYAVFAAHLCFRSWTRRIVFVAAALATTIFANALRAYGTMVAAEIWGIEAAGGIDHIFYGWIFFGLVIAIVMLVARRWFDRPANDVAVDVTGLDGAPRFAGSAKTVLPAALAIPLVFAGWAMLIGGRSVPLPDTMVVEAPAGWQPVAAESVAWTPRFDGADQRLLRHFVDAKGRSVAVAIGGYERQAEGREIVAFGQGAIDLDSQWAWSASLPAIDGAKTERLLHPGPVLRDAATWYVVGGGVTGDPRRAKLAGLKARLLGGDPRALSLIVSSEAGQGGRDAIIDFVSASGGAKAMADRALKTR